In Gossypium arboreum isolate Shixiya-1 chromosome 6, ASM2569848v2, whole genome shotgun sequence, the following are encoded in one genomic region:
- the LOC108465575 gene encoding uncharacterized protein LOC108465575 → MGPFITNDGSCGLKPCVALYGHKCRTPLCWTELGKRRVLGPELVSETEDKVRLIWDLLRASFDRQKSYEDMKMRDIEYSMGDFVFLKVSPWKKVLRFKRKGKLSPRIYWSDPSYVVLVKEFEVRLDLTFEEEPVQILD, encoded by the exons atgggacccttcatcactaatgatgGCTCTTGTGGTTTAAAACCTTGTGTGGCtctgtatggtcataagtgtcgtactccactgtgttggactgagttaggtAAACGacgagttttgggtcctgagttagTTTCTGAGACTGAAGACAAAGTCAGATTAATTTGGGATCTTCTTAGGGCAAGttttgatagacagaagtcttatgaaGATATGAAAATGAGGGATATCGAGTACTCTATGGGTGACTTTGTCTTTCTTAAGGTatccccttggaagaaagttctgcgGTTCaaacgtaagggcaagttgagccctaggatT TATTGGTCTGACCCATCTTATGTTGTTTTGGTTAAGGAGTTCGAGGTTAGACTGGATTTAACATTTGAGGAGGAACCGGTTCAGATTTTAGATTGA